One Leptolyngbya ohadii IS1 genomic window carries:
- a CDS encoding allophanate hydrolase-related protein, producing MNSSSGTTRRIFICGSALRGQPDHGNLGNAQFIREAKTRPIYRLHAAHDGWHPAIYQASENGISIPGEVYELTIEEFNHLAANEPPHMYPADVTLEDGEVLTAFLYPRELVEQYSWADISEYGGWAAYKAAGKAIAS from the coding sequence ATGAATTCATCGTCTGGAACAACTCGACGGATTTTTATCTGTGGTTCTGCGCTGCGGGGACAGCCCGATCACGGCAATCTGGGGAACGCTCAATTTATCAGAGAAGCGAAAACCCGCCCGATTTATCGCCTTCATGCTGCCCACGATGGCTGGCATCCCGCAATTTATCAAGCCAGCGAAAACGGCATTTCGATTCCCGGTGAGGTGTATGAACTCACGATCGAGGAATTTAACCATCTTGCCGCTAACGAACCCCCCCACATGTATCCGGCAGATGTGACGCTGGAGGATGGAGAAGTATTGACTGCGTTCCTCTACCCGCGTGAGCTAGTTGAGCAATACAGCTGGGCAGATATTTCCGAGTATGGGGGATGGGCAGCTTACAAGGCAGCAGGCAAGGCGATAGCTTCCTAA
- a CDS encoding GntR family transcriptional regulator, producing the protein MTTARPAESKNKPTEDVIYDDLYNAILERKLPPDTKLGENLLAEHYGVSRTIIRQVLQRLSHDRLVKLEPNRGAFVAALSLEEARQIYAVWRLLEAAIVRNVTQTINRKQIDSLRQLVAEERQACETQDLPRLTRLSAQFHIQLAELCSNKILSRYLKELVPQTSLAFFYEVRSMPVCTKDEHSEILDYIAMGNEEAAVDAAMRHLDGIEAALNTRAAFRKPTSLVDLLNSRLPFPS; encoded by the coding sequence ATGACAACCGCAAGACCAGCAGAGTCTAAAAACAAACCCACTGAGGATGTCATCTACGATGATTTGTACAACGCTATTTTGGAACGGAAACTGCCGCCCGACACAAAGCTAGGCGAGAATCTTCTGGCTGAACATTACGGAGTGAGCCGAACCATTATTCGACAGGTATTACAGCGGCTTTCCCACGATCGTCTCGTGAAGCTAGAACCCAATCGGGGCGCTTTTGTGGCAGCGCTTTCTCTGGAAGAAGCTCGACAAATCTATGCGGTCTGGCGACTGCTGGAAGCGGCGATCGTGCGAAATGTCACCCAAACCATTAATCGCAAGCAGATTGATAGCCTTCGCCAGCTGGTTGCAGAGGAACGACAAGCCTGTGAAACGCAAGACCTGCCCCGTTTAACGCGGCTTTCTGCTCAATTTCATATCCAGCTAGCAGAGCTTTGCTCCAATAAAATTCTGAGTCGATATTTGAAGGAACTCGTGCCGCAAACGTCGCTGGCTTTCTTTTATGAAGTGCGCAGTATGCCCGTTTGCACCAAAGATGAGCATAGCGAGATTTTAGACTACATCGCGATGGGCAACGAGGAAGCTGCCGTAGATGCAGCCATGCGTCATTTAGATGGCATCGAAGCGGCTCTCAATACCCGTGCTGCCTTTAGAAAACCGACCAGCCTGGTGGATTTGCTCAACTCTCGCCTGCCCTTCCCCTCATAA
- a CDS encoding ABC transporter ATP-binding protein, protein MKTLSGSSSPPVASAQVASPASVLSSGHPLTIDHVTHQFGSFVALKQINLEIQPGELVALLGPSGCGKTTLLRAIAGFIKPSSGHILIDGQRVEHVPTNKRGIGVVFQNYALFPHMTVQDNVAYGLRAQGFNGALVNAKVEEMLALVKLSQMRDRFPSQLSGGQQQRVALARALAVEPRILLLDESFSALDKNLRLDMQIEVKRLVKQQGITTIFVTHDQEEALSMADRIAVMSQGVVQQFGTPTEIYDRPASVFVSQFVGTSNLIPATLMGWDEDGMGVMDIEPGSSLRVGLQIEPTVGESLHLSVRPENFCIFAEPAPHRLAGTIEVVLPLGSTTVYDIRTLSGIEVKVTQPRTAGSPLLEPGQQVYLELVSPQACAVFTNE, encoded by the coding sequence ATGAAAACGCTGTCCGGCTCTTCGTCTCCCCCGGTTGCTTCAGCCCAAGTTGCTTCCCCGGCTTCGGTATTGTCCTCAGGGCATCCTTTAACCATCGACCACGTTACCCATCAGTTTGGTAGTTTCGTAGCGCTGAAACAGATCAACCTGGAGATTCAGCCCGGTGAACTGGTCGCCCTGCTGGGTCCAAGCGGCTGCGGCAAAACAACCCTGCTGCGAGCGATCGCTGGATTTATTAAGCCTAGCAGCGGGCATATCCTGATTGACGGGCAGCGGGTTGAGCATGTCCCCACCAACAAGCGCGGGATCGGGGTTGTGTTCCAGAACTATGCGCTATTTCCGCATATGACCGTACAGGACAACGTTGCCTATGGACTGCGAGCGCAGGGGTTTAACGGGGCACTGGTGAATGCCAAAGTCGAAGAGATGCTGGCGCTGGTTAAACTGAGCCAAATGCGCGATCGGTTTCCCAGTCAGCTTTCGGGAGGTCAGCAGCAGCGAGTCGCGCTCGCAAGGGCACTGGCAGTCGAACCCAGAATTCTACTGCTGGATGAATCGTTTAGCGCTCTAGATAAAAATCTGCGTCTGGATATGCAGATTGAAGTTAAGCGATTGGTTAAGCAGCAGGGCATCACCACCATCTTTGTCACCCATGACCAGGAGGAAGCTCTGAGCATGGCGGATCGAATTGCAGTCATGTCTCAGGGGGTGGTGCAGCAGTTTGGAACGCCGACCGAGATTTACGATCGTCCTGCCTCTGTCTTTGTCAGTCAGTTTGTGGGGACGTCTAATCTAATTCCGGCAACGCTGATGGGCTGGGACGAGGACGGTATGGGCGTGATGGATATTGAGCCGGGGAGTTCGCTGCGGGTCGGACTGCAAATCGAACCCACGGTTGGCGAATCCCTGCATCTGTCAGTTCGTCCTGAAAACTTCTGCATCTTTGCTGAACCGGCTCCACATCGTTTGGCAGGGACGATCGAAGTCGTTTTGCCGCTCGGATCGACGACAGTTTACGACATTCGGACGCTCAGTGGGATTGAGGTGAAGGTGACACAGCCTCGCACCGCTGGATCTCCGCTTCTGGAGCCAGGACAACAGGTGTATCTGGAGCTTGTCTCTCCGCAAGCCTGTGCCGTTTTCACAAACGAGTAG